In Xenopus laevis strain J_2021 chromosome 2S, Xenopus_laevis_v10.1, whole genome shotgun sequence, a genomic segment contains:
- the LOC121400739 gene encoding uncharacterized protein LOC121400739 isoform X2, translating to MSAPGSSNRQAVGLAPTDRERIMSWIQTARPEELSRMMQQTGIASHTNEDVEEAATPDSEDAPSPLGRPTVKRKLALKCSTQRYAAKTKKAAIKTVNSRNAWPAMSPPMASTSQAVQGEFFQPTESSEMFNKTLPVMSSPPLFSFQQAPSDTGSVSREQPGPSIQQAGDIQRIWILGHSYVHWAELRAQIRKGQQIYTFQIKSTK from the exons ATGTCAGCACCAGGGAGCAGCAATAGACAGGCTGTGGGACTTGCTCCGACTGATAGGGAGCGCATAATGAGCTGGATACAGACAGCACGGCCGGAAGAACTGAGCCGAATGATGCAGCAGACAGGCATTGCGTCGCACACCAATGAGGACGTGGAGGAGGCGGCTACTCCTGATTCAGAAGACGCCCCCAGTCCGTTAGGCAGACCCACTGTGAAGAGAAAGCTGGCTCTGAAGTGTTCCACACAGAGATATGCAGCAAAGACAAAGAAGGCTGCAATAAAGACTGTTAACAGCAGGAACGCGTGGCCAGCTATGTCCCCGCCTATGGCTAGCACTAGTCAGGCTGTGCAGGGGGAGTTTTTCCAGCCCACTGAGTCCAgtgaaatgtttaataaaacgCTGCCTGTTATGTCTTCCCCTCCCCTATTCTCTTTCCAGCAGGCACCGAGTGACACAGGCAGTGTGAGCAGGGAACAACCAGGACCCTCCATTCAGCAAGCAG GCGACATTCAGAGAATTTGGATTTTAGGACATTCTTATGTACACTGGGCAGAGCTGAGAGCACAGATCCGGAAGGGGCAGCAAATTTATACCTTTCAGATAAAAAGTACAAAGTAA